The Halostella limicola genome includes the window GATAGTACAAGCCGGCGACCGCGAATACTTTCATACTTTCGGTGTCGAAAAATCGGCGCAGTCGCACGGCTGGCCGATCGGGCGTTGGGGAATACACCACGTTTTTCACCGTATGGAACTTCAGGATCGACCATGAGTCGCCTGCGGAAGCCCGACTGGTTGAAGATACAACCGCCGGCGGGACAGGAGTTCACCGGGATCAAGGAGTCGCTGCGGGACCGCGACCTGCACACGGTCTGCGAGGAGGCGAACTGCCCGAACATGGGCGAGTGCTGGAGCGGCCGCGGCGGCGACGGCGGCGGCACGGCGACGTTCATGCTGATGGGCGACTCCTGTACGCGCAACTGCGGCTTCTGCGACGTCGACACCGGCGGCGGCCAGCCGCTCGACCCGGACGAACCGGCCAACGTCGCCGGCGCCGTCGCGGAGATCGGCCTCGACTACGTCGTGTTGACCTCGGTCGACCGCGACGACCTCCCCGACCAGGGCGCGGGCCACTTCGCCGAGACGATCCGGGAGATAAAACGGCGCCACCCCGGCATCCTCGTCGAGGTGCTGATCCCCGACTTCCAGGGCGACCCCGACCTCGTCCGGAAGATAATCGACG containing:
- the lipA gene encoding lipoyl synthase, which codes for MSRLRKPDWLKIQPPAGQEFTGIKESLRDRDLHTVCEEANCPNMGECWSGRGGDGGGTATFMLMGDSCTRNCGFCDVDTGGGQPLDPDEPANVAGAVAEIGLDYVVLTSVDRDDLPDQGAGHFAETIREIKRRHPGILVEVLIPDFQGDPDLVRKIIDAGPDVIAHNVETVERLQGTVRDPRAGYDQSLRVLEQVGRESDIYTKTSVMLGHGEYDHEVYRTLADLREADVDIVTLGQYLRPSRDHLPVKSYVHPDKYETWRRVAEDELDFLYCASGPMVRSSYKAGELFVDALLREGKSVSEARAEARTVG